A region of the Roseiflexus sp. RS-1 genome:
CAATGCGCGTGATCTGCAACACACGATGGAAGCGCAGGTGCACGTTGGTGAAGGCGCATGCCTGCGGTACACCGAAGCGCACTACCACGGACCGTATGGCGGGGTGGTGGTTGAAGCATGCGCCGACGTCGCCGTCGCTGCCGGTGGGCGATACTTCAGTACATTCAGCCTGACCCACGGGCGCGTTGGTCGATTGCTGATCGACTATACCGCCGATGTGGATGATTCGGGCGTGGTCGATCTCGCGTCGATGGTGTATGGCACGGGGAACGACGATATCGAGGTGCGCGAAGCGGTGCGTCTCAACGGACGCGGGGCGCGCGGACTGGCGAAGACGCGCATTGCCGTGCGCGACCAGGCGCACAGTCGGGTCTTCACCACAGCCGAAGGCAATGCGCCCGGCACACGCGGGCATATGGACTGCGCCGAGATCGTTCGGGGCAACGCCGTGGCGAAGAATGTGCCGACGGTGATTGTTCGCAACGATGGCGCGCACGTCACCCACGAAGCGGCAATCGGATCGGTCAACCAGAAGGAACTCGAAACCCTGATGGCGCGTGGTCTCGACGAAGATACGGCGGTAGACGTGATCATTCGCGGGATGCTGGGGCAATTGTAATCGGTACTGCTTGCTCAATGGCAAACTGATGAGTTTCGCGGCTTGAGCCTCTCCAAGAGCTTGTGCATTGTAATCGGTACTGCTTGCTCAATGGCAAACTGATGAGCGCAGGACTGAAATAAATTTCGGTCAACGTGCAGGCGCGGAGCAGGGGCGGAGACCTGACAGGTGCGGGTTTTTGGGGAATCCCCTGCGTGCCATCTCCTGTTTCAGGCATCAGGATGCCCAAACACCCCCTTCTCCCCTTGTGGGAGAAGGGGGTTGGGGGGATGAGGGGCAAAGCCCCCAGAGGGTGCAGGAATGCGCTGCACGCGGGCGCGACGCCCGCGCTCCCGTGATTCGAGGGCGCGACGCTCGCGCTCCCAGGGCTGCACGCAAGCGCGACGCTCGCGCTCCCAGGGGTGCAGGGCGGCGCTACACGCAGCCGAGCGCCTGCATCGCCTGATGCGTGCTCAGATAGACCCGTTCCGCACCGAGGTGCTCGATAAATCCGGCGCGTTGCAGTTGATCCATCACCGGTCCTTTGATATCCGCCAGGTGCAGCTCGACCCCGGCGGCGCGCAACTCGTGGAGCAGCGATTCCAGCGTCTCCATCGCGCTGGCGTCGATGAAGTTGATCGCCGAACCGATCAGCACCAGATGCTTCACTTCCGGTCGTTCGGCGACGATCCGCAGCAATGTGTCTTCCAGGTAGCGCGTATTGGCGAAGTAGAGGCTTTCATCGACCCGCACTGCCACGACGTGCGGGCAGGTCTGCACCTGATGTCGCAACACATTGCGGAAGTGTTCGCTCTGACCGACCCGTCCGACGATTGCGATGTGCGGGCGACTGGTGCGCCAGAGGAAGAGAAGCAGCGACAACGCGACCCCCGTCAGGATGCCGGCTTCGATGCCGGACAGGAGCACAACGGCGAATG
Encoded here:
- a CDS encoding SufB/SufD family protein, whose translation is MEMQQPLDAAVGRDSIDWTREYQAILRAYEQAGGSPAVLRAGRVAALVVNANRVLGIINVPGVTIDAEPLSDGVQMRIVAAPGACLDRPVHLCFGMLPETGTQRIIAEYEIGAGAQVEFLAHCTFPNARDLQHTMEAQVHVGEGACLRYTEAHYHGPYGGVVVEACADVAVAAGGRYFSTFSLTHGRVGRLLIDYTADVDDSGVVDLASMVYGTGNDDIEVREAVRLNGRGARGLAKTRIAVRDQAHSRVFTTAEGNAPGTRGHMDCAEIVRGNAVAKNVPTVIVRNDGAHVTHEAAIGSVNQKELETLMARGLDEDTAVDVIIRGMLGQL